The genomic window tccaaggtaaacaaaaagaggagtcagttactaagctaggcctgcacgtcgcacgggcgtatctaatgccaagccgctcgcgtagcgcagcgataccgcgcgggtaacgcagcactacgccatggcacgcataaacgacgcagagtcacgtaatgaatgatattacgggtgaacgaccgtagcgtaataaatacgggaaacagatgtgtgttaaaaagtacaaacaacatgaagaggtaggcctactataaaaaaaaaaagaaaacaaaatgaggacaaacaggctgtacgatgTGGGTTATActaagtcacaaaatgaaaccgggaataaaataggctaaagaaggaaagaaagaaactcttcaggaaatgtaaggggaaaaaaagctataataaaatcaggaagtttaaataaaaaagctattaaactgaggacagaattaaataaataacatgaaaacgggaaatcacaagctatgcagcaaataaaatagaagctaaaatggaaatgtaagaaaggacagatttagaaaataacgggaacggggttgaataaataaaaaacatggtaacggaaaatctgaagcttagcagcagaattttttttttaatgaaacaaaattggcccatgtagaaaaaactaaaaagaaagaaagaagttaaaatggaaacgtaggcttaaagatggtcaggttcagataaataaaatttaccttttcaatgattctacctgttcagtaattcctcctgttttagtgaacgctcccatttactcatctagcggggacccgcgcgtagcgcgggtgtcccgctagtcttactataaataggcgaaTGTTGTGGGGGTGCGGGTATGAAagttaaaggctccgtcagtttcgatccaaatgtcgccaaattcatatggGACATCGAAGcatataccgagacggtaatgcgaaaatttgtttgaaaacgtttaagaattggctgcaaaaacggggtttttattgtgaaaatcggttaccagcctacgcgtcactgtaGCTGGCCAGCAGCGCGTCGGCGCCACGTGCGTattgcgcactacgccaatgcgcgcgtaaacggcgcagagccacacgacttgcgagccagagaccatggacatgataatacggaaagaaggaaaaataaaggacaaaaagggacgggtcacgggataccgggtgaacacgtccgcagaggacgtaataaatacgggaaaaagatgtgtgttgtataaacaacatgaagcgctactataaagaaaaattaaattaaaatgaggacaaaaaaggtacgagtaattggccaacgggttaaagtaactaaatgaaacgggaacgaaacaaagaaggaaagaaactaatcaggaaatgtaagaaaaaaagctgagaagctaaaataatgagaacagaattaaatttaaaaaaacatggaaacgggaaatcacgagtagcaaataaaaaataaagctaaaagggaaatgtaaaaaagaacagatttagaaaataatgggaacggggttaaataaataaatatcacaagctaagcagctctaagcagaagaaactaaaaatgaagaagtaagaagagacagatttatataaataaaatgtaccttttcaatgattctatctgttcagtaattcttcctgttatagtgaacgctcccattaactcatctagcggggacccgcgagaagcgcgggtatcccgctagttcatttaattaggcaatgcACCAATTGAATTCGGCGACCGAAATTGGGAGCTACACCTTCtcagccaaataaaaagcaataattttcattctttCAGTAAATACGAGTATCAGAAGAAACCCATAATGCTTGAtagtatatttttattttaaatccgATAGTGTAACACAACCTCATCATCCCACaccttcgtgtcagaaattgccatgatagtagggcgaatccactataGTTaatcaacagccacgcatggccatttcgTTCCACCTTGTTTAATAGTTTCGAGATAGGGCcgagcccagacaaacaagtaccttgGTATGTCTATGGGGCCGAGCACGCAGGCTAGATCCTGGAGGATCTATTTGAAATTattgatatacataactttatgTTCAGTACCAAaacctcctcctcatcatcaggTGCACGTAGCTATACTGTCCACGGCATTATAGTACTTTaaattttacatacatgtactagtatGGCTATATACTATATGAAATAAGTACATTCGATTCTGTGTCTTTATCACTTTATGGTATGTTCGAATCATTATGTGGTTTATATATTTATAGTGCAATGATATCACACATAATTCTTTGAAATGTCACAGTATACATTACATCAGGACGTCGAGCCCTATCATCTGTTGAAATTTAAAACTCATTGCACAAActattttttgtgtcagttcctgagaactgacaccttctaatacaggtttgacgattACGTGACACTTCGAATCATATCGAAAGATCACATGATCtgtaaaatatcaatatcgatatcaatatcaatatcaatattatttgcaGCAACGAAACGGACCACAGCTGATGTACTAGACCATGTAGACTGTCTATTTGAATAAATGTATCGGGAGCATAGCCGTGCGCGTGCGCAGAATCTtgagcagaaaatggcgaaaattacgtacttttacaaggcaaaaagcaacttttctaggcattgttgacatggtgccttcgcgaaggaaagtttcctactataaagacctaacttttgagatggtttgtatgtttgaaggtgcaaataaCAATAAGGCGGCGGCCGcgccggttataccgccgcgttcagcaagtcatcatcacgacacttgtaaacaaacgagTTTGTTTTGACAGATAACGTCAGATGCAATCTCTGTCAGGAATAAATTATGCATgtctctgtcttgataatatcgaaaGATAGAATTCGCCATCTTCGTCCTgtgaacaaatttgaaaaatagaaggctgacgttgcgccaaaacacgtaggcctatgtagtgtataattaggcctatttactgataaatgaactaccactaaatgttcttgtcagtgctgcagtgcaaaacttctctttaacattacattcaaataataactacattgtaaattggaactgacaccaattttttttagGAATATCTTGTTTTAACATATCTCAACACCAAAACTTACCAACTCATGGAATGTGTATTCGGATTTTGTTGTCGATTCTCGACGACGGAGACCGGAGCAAAGCCTCTTCTTGCTCCTCCGCTGCTAGCTTGCGATCCCCTCCCTACTATTAAACTATTTTCACCGCTTTGGTTCACGCCTGTTTTTATCTATATaactacatcttctctggtttaacaataaaatggaTGCGGTAAAGCACACGTAGCATATAAGATGTGtagaaaatattattgataataagCAAGCTGATTGACATCTAGATATTACAAATTATTGAGTATAGGCCCTAAGATAAACGGAATTTACACAATTTACATAAACAAGTCGCTTGCAACGAGCTTTGATAATTGACCAATGAAGTGGACTGTTCTCTTCGTAATAATAATTAACGCCCATGCTTATTGGTCAGATCTTATTTGCTCATCTATTGCTAGGTAGAGAAGCATTCAGCTATAACAAGCGAGGAACGAATATAAAACGGGAAACAAGAGAACAAAATAAACTAGACATATAGCTGTGGTCACAGACCACGACACAGCCATTTATCCAAGCAAAGGGTCGGGgttccaatttcacgcattcctataccacAATGGCTcgcaaagttgggtccccgtcggctcaatttcacctaaaatgtgaaataatgcggccttggagggtattttaaactgcattctatcacccgtgttacacgtatagacaaaagaatgatgacagtttacaacacaaaagaatctaacatcgatttttaagcggcttttggtgttgcggggacccaaagatggccgaccaaatcctgaccatgacttggctcgttggattcgtctatagcttatGTCCCACAGATGAAAAAATtaaacggattgaaaatgagatggtttcgtaaaattctggtgtttcaaaaatggagcGGTCAATTTTCaagattcaaaaagtatgtgatagctgatatattccttaaTCACGTCGATTATTGAGTCATGTTTGGTTTGTGCGTTAAAATACCAGAAaaattcagtttccgacgatacactttagggacaccctgtagtccaAAATGGATGGCCCAAAGTGGAACGCTGGAAACAGACCCCACTCAGAACTATGTAATACAAATGTATCTGGCCATAGTAGGCTACTGATGTACTATGAGGCCGCGGCCCTAAGTGGTGTTGACAATGCAGACACACCTGAAGGGGATGCATTTCTGTAATGCCCGCTCCACGTTTCACTTTTCCCCGGCCTAAAAACCTGGAGCAAAGCGGAACGACTTTTtcaagttcacaccatttaataaAACTTCGTTTTGATCAACTTTATTAATGTCATTACTTGATTATAAACCTAAAGTTTtaccttgccttgccttgccttgccttgccttgccttgccttgccttgccttgccttgccttgccttgccttgccttgcttttTAATCCTGTTTGGGTTGGACAAAAAATGGTCTACTTTGCCCCAGTCTCCAATAATTGcacaaatttcaatttatttttgttcCCTATGTCCGAGTCCACATGATAAGTTCTACCAGAAAAGCACAAGGAAAGTTGGAATTCGTTTCCATATTTTGGCGTAATTTTCAAGCATCGTATTTCACCTAACTAGgcttaaaaataaaattacaattacCGTGATAATCGCTATTTGCAAGTCGCCAATCGCGACTTGCATGGcttttcctatagacgaatccaatttcacgcattcctacaccttaatggccgccaaagttgggtccccgtcggctccatcgcacctaaaatgtgaaattattcggccttggagggtattttaaactgcattctatcacatgtgctacacgtagacaaaagaataatgacagtgtacaacacaaaagaatctaacatccaattttaagcggctttaatccacccaattgggcagtcactacaccagtttggtgcatgcggggacccgtcatggccgaccaaatcctgaccatgacttggctcgttggattcgtctatatctctGTCCCGGGATCTCTGTACTGtcacaatgttgttttaccaccaCCAGCAATACCATTTTTTTCCAAAGACATTACGTTCACATTTATTGCACAAAATGCGCACACCACCCCCTCTCCCCACCCCATACACGCATACAAACACATGTTCATCACAATCTATTATAATACTAGTAAAAGCTCAAGGACATTGATAATTACTTCTGCTTCTCTGAATGGTgaggaaaataataaaacatcaataattatattaaaatgacCAGGCAGTCACGCAGAGCTTGCGACAGTTTTTACGCTATTTCTCGCAACAGCAGTAGAAATACAATTCAATTATTGATTGCATAATTGCATTCGGGTCAGATTTTATGCTATAGCATGATAAAATACTGGTCACTACGGTAATAATACTCTATCCATACAGTTCGCGGCTAAGGAACGTCCATTTTGAGGTTCTGAGTAGCATTATTGCACCGAGCATCTTCCTCTTGTAGGGCATATATTCCAATTTACCATAATGGCAGAAAACGCATCACCAGCCGATTTCAACGGAACATGGAAGCTTGAAAGCACCAGTCCTAACTTTGAAGAGCTACTCGCGGCAATGAACGTCAATTTTGTCGTACGGAAAGCCGCCGCGAATGTGAGTCCTGAAATCACCATCAAACAAGACGGTGATGATTTTACCATCATTATGAAGGTGCCACTCAAAACGACCGAGATGAAGTTCAAGGTGGGTGAGGAGTTTAAGGACAAACATCCCTTGAAAGATGAGGAGAATCAAGTACTGGTTACTTGGGATGGCAATGCATTGGTGCAGAAGTGTGTCAACAATGATAAGAACCCGGTCTTGACCCGTACCATAGAAGATGGCAAGTTGGTCGTCAAGCAGAAGTTGGGTGATATTGAAGCCCACAGGATCTTCGTCAAATGCTGAAATGGGTGTTGGATTTATTACGTTTTGCAGTCAACAgacttaattattattaatagaaAAACTTAGAAAACAGTTGTGAAATGGAATTTTTGCATGTTTAAATCAATCGCAGAGTGAAGGGGAACTACCTTTTTTCAGTTGGTCCTTAAAAGACAATCGGATTTTGTTATTTTAGATGGATGTTGGTGATTTTAGATGGAGATTAATGTTGGTGATTTTAGGTGGCGATAAGGGTGATTTACGACACTTGCACATAACAATTGTACAACTCTGCTG from Amphiura filiformis chromosome 5, Afil_fr2py, whole genome shotgun sequence includes these protein-coding regions:
- the LOC140153374 gene encoding fatty acid-binding protein, adipocyte-like, translated to MAENASPADFNGTWKLESTSPNFEELLAAMNVNFVVRKAAANVSPEITIKQDGDDFTIIMKVPLKTTEMKFKVGEEFKDKHPLKDEENQVLVTWDGNALVQKCVNNDKNPVLTRTIEDGKLVVKQKLGDIEAHRIFVKC